The following DNA comes from Nitrogeniibacter aestuarii.
TCGCCGACCGGGCCTGAACCGAGGCTCACCCGATGGGACAGGTCGCCCTGCTTGTACATGCGAACGAACGCATCCGTGAGTTGACGAAGCGGTTCGCCGACACGCGATTTGAATAGCACGCCCAGCACACCCGCAACAACCGCACCGACCACGACATGGCCGGCGATCAAGGTCACCGACACATCCGCCCCACTTACTGCAGAGACCGCAACCCCTAACGTTGCGATCAAGGCACAGGTCAGCACCCACACCAGAGTCATACCCATTGTCTTTCCTCCACCATTCAGCGTTTTCGGCGCCTTTATGTTGTGAAATAGCAGGCACCGTTAAGCCGGATTACGGTCCGATTCACCGTTTCTTTAGGATGAAGTGGCGGGAAATTTGAGGCTATATCGTTGAATTAGCGTGAATTGAATGGCCATAAAAAACGCCTGTTCCAAATTGGTACAGGCGTTTTTTCGCCCCCTGCGGGGCCGCGCTTACCCGATTCAGTTGATCGAGAAAAGCTTGCCGAAATTTGCGATTTCGAGCACCTGACGCACGCTACCCCGTGCATTGACCAGGCGGACCTCACGACTGGAGCTCTTGGCCTTGTCACGCAGCATCAGCAACATGCCCAGCGCGGAACTATCGAGGTAGGCGACCTCGCCCAGGTCGACGTCGACACGCCCCTGCTGCTGCAGCGCGCGGTCAACACCTTCGCGAAACTCGCGATGGGCATTGAAATCGAAGCGGCCGCCCAGCTTGAGCACGGCACACCCTTCTCCCTTGTTCACCGATACATCCATGGTTACACCTCCTAAAGTGCCGAAAAATTGTTCCTAAGCGCCCACCTGCCGGCCAGCGGCTCCGCCACGCGACAACTCGCGGCAGATCCGGCTCGCCACATCGGGCAGTGGCGCAACATCGACCGCGCCGCCAATGCTCACGGCCTCGCGTGGCATGCCATACACCACGCAGGTTTCTTCGTTCTGGGCCACCGTCCAGGAGCCGGCCTTGCGCATGGCCAGCATGCCCCGCGCACCGTCTTTACCCATACCGGTCAGCAGCGCACCGACCGCCGCCGGCCCGACCAGCCTTGCCACACTGTCGAACAGGACATCCACTGCCGGGCGATGACGATTGACCGGATCGGCCTTGGAAAGCTCGCAGTACCAGTGGCTACCGCGCTTGGCCAGCAACAGGTGCGAGTGGCCCGGGGCCAGATACGCGTGCCCGGGAAGGATACGCTCGCCATGCTCCGCTTCTTTTACGTTGATAGCACACAAACTGTCCAGTCGTTTCGCGAATGAGCCGGTAAACATCTCGGGCATGTGTTGCACCATCAGCACGGGCGGACACTGCGCAGGAAATTGCGAAATGACCCGGCGGATCGCCTCGGTCCCGCCGGTTGACGCACCAATGCAGATCAGTCGCTCGCTGACCACCCGCGGTGGCAGGTCCGGCAGCCGCGACGTATCGGAGGCGGCCGACTTGCCCTGGCTCGTGGCCAGACGCGGTCGCCCCACCCGGGCCCGATATGCCGTCCGAATCTTATCAACAATTTCAGCCGTTGACGCTGCCAAAGCGTCCGGGTCGGTGGCACGCGGTTTCATCACGAAATCGACTGCACCCAGTTCAAGGGCGCGAATTGTTGCGTCGGAGCCGGCCGCCGTCAATGTGGAGATCATCACCACCGGCATCGGTCGAAGACGCATGATCTTTTCGAGGAAATCGAGCCCGTCCATTTTGGGCATCTCGATATCCAGGGTGAGCACGTCCGGATTCGTTTCCTTGATCAACTCCCGGGCGACATAGGGGTCCGGCGCCAGACCGACCACGACCATGTCCGACTGAGCCTCGACCACGCTCTTGAGCATGGATCGCATCAGTGCCGAATCGTCGCAGATCAGTACCTTGATAGTCATCCCCGCGCCCTCAGCCGAAGAGTTCGATATCACCGGAGACCGGCTCAGCCGTGAGGCGATCCGCGTATTCGCGCTCGCGCTCGATCACGGTGTTGTTGCGGGTATGCATCATCTTCTTGAGCATGACGCGCCCGTCTTTGGGGAAATAGTAGACCTTGCGCGGATACACATCGAGCAGGTCCTCTGCCACCACCGGAATGCGCTCGTTCTGGAGATACTCCCTCACGAACGCCACATTGCGCTTGCCGACATCACTGCCGGCCAGCGAGGCCATCACGCGGCCGCCGCCGAAGATTTTCGCCTCCAGACGCTCGCGCCGTGCCCCGCTCTTGAGCAGGTGGTTGATCAGCACTTCCATGGCATAAGCACCATAACGGGCCGATGGCGAGAAAGTGTCGTCCTTGGTACCGGTGTCGGGGAGCATGAAATGATTCATGCCACCGACGCCCAGCTTTCGATCGCGGATACAGGCGGAGACGCATGAGCCCAGCACCGTCACCAGCACCATGTCGGTTTCGGAGACGAAATACTCACCCGGCAACACCTTGACCGCGTCGCTATCGAATGTGCGATCGAAGTAGCGATTGGTCGCCAGATGCTCGGCGTAGGCTGGATCGTGACTAACGGGCATCGGAGAGCTCATACACGGTACGTCCCAACGAGCGGAACACGTCTGCCGCATGCAGGAAACTCTCCGAATGACCGGCGAACATCAAGCCCTCTTTGCGCAGCAAAGGTGCGAAACGCTTGAGGATCTGATACTGCGTCGGCTTGTCGAAGTAGATCATGACGTTGCGGCAGAAAATGTAGTCCAGAGGCCCCTGGATGGGGTATCGGGCATCGAGCAGGTTGATCCGGCGGAAGCGCAGCAGTTCCTGCAGCTCGGGCCGGATGCGGACCTGGCCCGCCTGGGCGCCCGTGCCCTTGAGGAAGTACTTGCGTACCCGCTCGGGCGACAGGCGCTCGACACGGTCTTCACGAAACACACCGGCTTCAGCCTGGGCCAGCACATTGGTATCAATGTCGCTGGCCAGGATCTGCACCGGCGGCGTCAGGCTATTGAAGGCTTCGCATGCCGTGATCGCCAGCGAGTACGGCTCCTCCCCGGTGGAGGCCGCCGTGCACCAGATCTTGATCGGTCGATTGACCTTGGCCGCCTTGAGTTTCTCGGCCAGGATCTCGAAATGATGCGGCTCGCGGAAGAACGACGTGAGGTTGGTCGTCAGCGAATTGGTGAAGGTTTCCCATTCAGCATGATCGTTGTCGAGCAGCTTCAGGTAGCCGGAGAAGGTCTTTTCGCCGACCGCCCGCAGGCGGCGAGCCAGTCGGCTATAGACCATGTCTTTCTTGGCCGGCGACAGCGAGATGCCTGCATGCTTGTAGATCAGCTGGCGGACCTTCTCGAAGTCGTCGGCGGTAAAGTGAAACTCCCGGTCATTGATGGCGGGGCCCGAAGGCACGCGACTCACATCCATGTTGTCAGCTCTCCTGTCACGCACCGTGCTTGTCATGCTTAGAACTCTTCCCACTCGTCAGACGAGCTGCTCGCGGCACGCTTGACCTTGGGCACCGGCGCACCGCGCTCCTGACGGGCCGTGCGGGCCGGCAGGCGGGACACCTTGGCTGAGGCGCGTGCGGCCGGCGCTGCGAAACCACC
Coding sequences within:
- a CDS encoding STAS domain-containing protein, with amino-acid sequence MDVSVNKGEGCAVLKLGGRFDFNAHREFREGVDRALQQQGRVDVDLGEVAYLDSSALGMLLMLRDKAKSSSREVRLVNARGSVRQVLEIANFGKLFSIN
- a CDS encoding protein-glutamate methylesterase/protein-glutamine glutaminase, with the translated sequence MTIKVLICDDSALMRSMLKSVVEAQSDMVVVGLAPDPYVARELIKETNPDVLTLDIEMPKMDGLDFLEKIMRLRPMPVVMISTLTAAGSDATIRALELGAVDFVMKPRATDPDALAASTAEIVDKIRTAYRARVGRPRLATSQGKSAASDTSRLPDLPPRVVSERLICIGASTGGTEAIRRVISQFPAQCPPVLMVQHMPEMFTGSFAKRLDSLCAINVKEAEHGERILPGHAYLAPGHSHLLLAKRGSHWYCELSKADPVNRHRPAVDVLFDSVARLVGPAAVGALLTGMGKDGARGMLAMRKAGSWTVAQNEETCVVYGMPREAVSIGGAVDVAPLPDVASRICRELSRGGAAGRQVGA
- the cheD gene encoding chemoreceptor glutamine deamidase CheD, yielding MPVSHDPAYAEHLATNRYFDRTFDSDAVKVLPGEYFVSETDMVLVTVLGSCVSACIRDRKLGVGGMNHFMLPDTGTKDDTFSPSARYGAYAMEVLINHLLKSGARRERLEAKIFGGGRVMASLAGSDVGKRNVAFVREYLQNERIPVVAEDLLDVYPRKVYYFPKDGRVMLKKMMHTRNNTVIEREREYADRLTAEPVSGDIELFG
- a CDS encoding CheR family methyltransferase, translated to MDVSRVPSGPAINDREFHFTADDFEKVRQLIYKHAGISLSPAKKDMVYSRLARRLRAVGEKTFSGYLKLLDNDHAEWETFTNSLTTNLTSFFREPHHFEILAEKLKAAKVNRPIKIWCTAASTGEEPYSLAITACEAFNSLTPPVQILASDIDTNVLAQAEAGVFREDRVERLSPERVRKYFLKGTGAQAGQVRIRPELQELLRFRRINLLDARYPIQGPLDYIFCRNVMIYFDKPTQYQILKRFAPLLRKEGLMFAGHSESFLHAADVFRSLGRTVYELSDAR